TCGGAGCCACTTTGATGACTTTGGTGGCCCTGGTGCCGGCGTTTCTGACTGGCCGCATGTTTGATCGGGTGATCAAGCCCTTTCAGGCGGGCCAGATGGACATGGAGACAGCCACTCATTTGGTGTGGCTGCTCATCGCTGGTTTGGCGGTGACCTTTGTCTTCCGGGAGATTTTCGCATGGGTGAGGCTGCGAACCATGTCGGTGCTTGGCGAGTATGTGGCCAAGGACTTGCGGGACGATGTCTATGCTCATCTGCATAAGCTGAGTCTGAGTTTTTTCTCCAGCCGACAGACGGGTAGTTTGATCAGTCGAGTGGGAAGCGACACAGACCGGATATGGGACTTCATCGCCTTTGGTGTGGTGGAGGTTTCGACTTCGGTGATGTTGCTGACCGGACTTGGTGTGGTGTTGATCTACCTGGATTGGCCTCTGGGGTTGATGGTGACCGCGCCCGTACCGATTATTCTTTATGCCATCATGAAGCATGGTGAGCATATGCAGAATCTTTTTTTGCGGGCGTGGAGAAAGTGGTCGGCTCTGACGGACTGTTTGTCTGACACCATCCCGGGAGTTCGGGTGGTGAAGGCCTTCAACCAGGAGAAGCATGAGACCAAGCGCTTCATGGATCGCAACAACAAGGTACTGGGCGAGTTTTCCCGCATCCACCATGTGTGGACTCGGTTCTGGCCAAAACTGATGCTGACGATTCATGCCATCCAGGTGGCGGTGTGGGTTTTTGGAGTGCCTCGGGTGCTCGCTCACATCAGTGATCTGAATGCAGGAGTGGCGGAGCCAGGTGGTCTAAGTCCAGGTGTTTTTGTCTCATTTGTTCTCTATATGACCATGTTCGTTCAGCCCATTGAGGTGATCGGACAGATGGCGAGAATGGTGAACAGGGCGACAAGCTCGGCACAGCGAGTATTTGAGGTTTTGGATACAGAGCCTCAGATTTTGGACCGTCACCGGGCGATGACGCCTGAGCGGATCGAAGGTGAAGTGGAGTTTCGCAATGTGGTGTTTTCTTACGATGGAGTCCGCAAGATTATCAAAGGGGTGAACTTCAAGGTGAAACCCGGCGAAATGATTGGTCTTGTGGGTTCCTCTGGAAGTGGCAAAACGACCTTGATCAACCTGTTGGCGCGCTTTTACGACCTGGATCAGGGGCAGATTCTCATCGACGGAGAAGATGTTCGTGACTTGGAAATCGGAGCTTACCGTCAGCAATTGGGAATGGTTTTGCAAGATCCTTATTTGTTTCATGGCTCGGTTTTGGAAAACATTCGCTATGCCCGACCGGACGCCAGTGAAGCTGAGGTGATTGAAGCCGCCCGAGTGGCCAATGCCCATGACTTTATCTGTCGCTTGCCACACGGTTACGACACGGTGGTGGGTGAAAGAGGTCACACGCTGTCCGGTGGAGAAAGGCAACGCGTCTCTATTGCACGAGCGGTGCTCAGAAATCCACGGATCTTGATCCTGGATGAAGCCACCAGTGCTGTGGACACGGAAACAGAGCGAAAGATTCAGGAGGCCTTGGACCGTTTGGTCAAGGGGCGAACCGTGATCGCTATTGCTCACCGACTTTCTACTTTGGCCAAGGCCGACAGGCTATTGGTGATGAAGGAGGGTCGAGTGGTGGAAGAAGGGACTCACGGCGAGTTGATGGCGATTGATTCCGGAGTCTACCGACACTTGGTTGACCTTCAACAGCAGCTCCATTTGGGTCAGTGTTCTTAGGAGGAAATGAATATGGAAGCTTTGCAATTAAATAGGGTGAAAACCATGAAGCAGGAAAATGAAGTGGATGAAAACCATCGACAGCTTCTGGTGATGGGTGATGAAGGCCAGCTGTCCCTCTGGAAGGAGGGACAGTATATCGCGGTGGAAATCCGCCGCTGCTTTCCCTGGTCTCAACCCACCCAGTGTTTGTCGATTCGAAATGGAGATGATGAGGAAATGATGTTTATTAAGGATGTAAAGAATCTTGAGAAGAAAAGCCAGGACGCAGTTCTTCAGGCGATGAGGGAGTCAGGATTTTTCTTTAAGATCACGAGAATTATTGAGGCCCGTGAGGAGTTTGAGTTGAGGCACTGGTTGGTGGAAACCGAGCAGGGTCAGCGCCGTTTTCAGACTCGTCTTGAGGATTGGCCCCGGGAGCTCCCCGGGGGTGATCTGCTGATTCGAGATGTCTATGGGGACATTTACCATGTCGGCGGCCTGAGGAGTCTGGATCAGCGCAGTCGAGAGCTGCTTTGGGCCTTTATCGAGTAATAATCTCCCGGGCGCCGGCGACCTTTTTGTGGTCGGCGCCCTTTTTTTGGGGTATGGTGGGGCCAATTAACAAAGGAAGACTTCCATGAAAATGACTCTTGGACTGTTGGTGCTTCTCGCTTCGCTGTCAGCTTATGCGGGCTCCAAAAAAGATGAGATGGCCAGCTTTAACAAGGTTAAGACCATCTATATCTCTCATATGCAGAAAAAGATGATGTCGATGAGCCAAACAACCACCTGTATGGCCCAGGCAGAGAGCTTTGATGCTCTTCGCGAGTGTGCAAAAAAAGGCAAGGCTGAGATTGCGGCGTTGGACAAGTCGGCTAAAGATGCCCACGATAAAGCCCAGAAGGTGAAAAAGTAATCTCGACGCCAGCAGCTTGTTCGCAGGATTCAGGTCTTTTGATTCCGTCTGCTATTTGCAGTGAGAATGTTTGGCCTTGTTGGATTTGAAGATCGCACAAAGGGCATCCGCAAAACGGGTGCCCTTTGGATTTGCGGATAGTTCTTTGGCCAGAGCATCCTTGATATGAGGGAAACACTTGTTTGCCAGTAAGGGAGCCAGTTTCGTGTCCGGGTCGGTATCCGAGCCACCGAAACCATTGACCACGGCCAGAGCCAGACGCTCTTCAGCGCAGTAGTCCTCTCGGGCGTCCTCTTGGAGGGCAATATCAAAAAAGGGCAGGGCGGCTCGGTGCCAGCGGTAGTAAGTGACCAGTTTTCCCACCTCAAAGCCCATTTCAGCCCGATATTTTGGATGGTATTCGATCATGCCCAGGGCTCGTGGGCGACAATCTTCCATGGGTTCTCGGGATTGGTAGCAGGCTTTGATTCGATGAATGAGAAGTTTATTGCGTAATTTCATCGCCCGATCAGAGCGCTTGAGAGTTTTGTACTTCTCAAATACGTCATTGGCTACTTCCCCGGCCTTCTGATGCTCCTGGCGTCGATCCAAGTCTCTCATGTATTCATACACGGAGTTTTCGAGTAGTCGTTGCCACTCGTCGTCTCGTTTAAGGGGATCAATGTCCTCCAAGTGGGTGATCACGTCTTCCCAGATTTCCTGTTCTTCTAGCTTTTGAATTTGTTCAATGGTGTAGACCTTTTTGAGTTGATTG
This is a stretch of genomic DNA from Pseudobdellovibrionaceae bacterium. It encodes these proteins:
- a CDS encoding DUF1854 domain-containing protein, translating into MEALQLNRVKTMKQENEVDENHRQLLVMGDEGQLSLWKEGQYIAVEIRRCFPWSQPTQCLSIRNGDDEEMMFIKDVKNLEKKSQDAVLQAMRESGFFFKITRIIEAREEFELRHWLVETEQGQRRFQTRLEDWPRELPGGDLLIRDVYGDIYHVGGLRSLDQRSRELLWAFIE
- a CDS encoding ABC transporter ATP-binding protein; this encodes MLTRIKKRTRAKLSEAEQIEHYTAQPQVLPEALKKQLSELVENQALLAYALIDLDESFRLAESWLVLTKDWLVYAKQIKGSEAWRFRRIERQQIGSLREICGLSCNRLVIGDSDDEGILLTVRYTHRQGRLVGVIKTLLEFSLEEENRSQISEVGRGKSAKKIYAENLLHPVREAQASVAGNQMAVVWRLLGYLKPYRRQVIFGLIGATLMTLVALVPAFLTGRMFDRVIKPFQAGQMDMETATHLVWLLIAGLAVTFVFREIFAWVRLRTMSVLGEYVAKDLRDDVYAHLHKLSLSFFSSRQTGSLISRVGSDTDRIWDFIAFGVVEVSTSVMLLTGLGVVLIYLDWPLGLMVTAPVPIILYAIMKHGEHMQNLFLRAWRKWSALTDCLSDTIPGVRVVKAFNQEKHETKRFMDRNNKVLGEFSRIHHVWTRFWPKLMLTIHAIQVAVWVFGVPRVLAHISDLNAGVAEPGGLSPGVFVSFVLYMTMFVQPIEVIGQMARMVNRATSSAQRVFEVLDTEPQILDRHRAMTPERIEGEVEFRNVVFSYDGVRKIIKGVNFKVKPGEMIGLVGSSGSGKTTLINLLARFYDLDQGQILIDGEDVRDLEIGAYRQQLGMVLQDPYLFHGSVLENIRYARPDASEAEVIEAARVANAHDFICRLPHGYDTVVGERGHTLSGGERQRVSIARAVLRNPRILILDEATSAVDTETERKIQEALDRLVKGRTVIAIAHRLSTLAKADRLLVMKEGRVVEEGTHGELMAIDSGVYRHLVDLQQQLHLGQCS